From one Malus sylvestris chromosome 1, drMalSylv7.2, whole genome shotgun sequence genomic stretch:
- the LOC126626082 gene encoding uncharacterized protein LOC126626082, with amino-acid sequence MWFEIICGLIIYKFYRCFVSSDDDDVLDVETSDSKALFSVGDRLAKLYGGKVYVGLRIPDADTASPQTIDLVLVSKGEAVVVSVKNLSGLVSVNADGSWVCESHSSNHKAHHLPDPVLETQKQASILESYLEQRGCALPQGYLSCKVILSHPKVCTTQSSNFPSEVVTYDQLMQLKPEPKNMFSGWIKGAFRGGKKEMQESIYQKLDFILSTAPMWDRLELEGSKYVLGEFLEFKGKQEDVQALKGIKRSKIGRLVVQKTSMFGFAPSRLQVLYSPRDYRSEGASASEWMEVNVRSSTEVLFQPENSSKVRKFKLSSVVSMSLSA; translated from the exons ATGTGGTTTGAGATCATCTGCGGGCTGATAATATACAAGTTTTACAGGTGCTTCGTCTCCTCCGATGACGACGACGTCTTGGACGTGGAGACCTCTGATTCCAAGGCTCTCTTCTCCGTCGGCGACAGACTTGCCAAGCTTTACGGCGGCAAGGTCTACGTCGGCCTTCGCATTCCCGATGCTGATACCGCTTCCCCTCAGACCATCGATTTGGTCCTCGTCTCCAAAGG ggAGGCAGTGGTCGTGAGTGTAAAGAATTTATCAGGATTAGTTTCAGTGAATGCGGATGGCAGCTGGGTTTGTGAAAGCCACAGTAGTAATCACAAAGCGCACCACCTACCTGACCCT GTGTTGGAGACCCAAAAACAAGCTTCAATTCTTGAATCATATTTAGAACAAAGAGGGTGTGCTTTACCACAAGGATATTTGTCTTGCAAAGTAATACTTTCCCATCCAAAAGTTTG CACCACTCAGTCAAGCAATTTTCCATCAGAAGTTGTAACCTACGACCAGTTGATGCAACTGAAACCGGAACCAAAAAACATGTTTTCTGGTTGGATTAAGGGTGCCTTCCGTGGTGGAAAGAAAGAGATGCAAGAATCCATATATCAGAAGCTTGATTTCATTCTTAGTACGGCTCCAATGTGGGATAG GTTGGAGCTCGAAGGTAGTAAGTATGTTCTTGGAGAATTTCTGGAATTTAAGGGTAAGCAGGAAGATGTTCAAGCTTTGAAAGGTATCAAAAGATCAAAAATTGGCCGCCTTGTTGTCCAAAAGACAAGCATGTTTGGATTTG CCCCTTCAAGGCTTCAAGTTCTGTACTCTCCTCGTGATTATCGGAGCGAAGGAGCTTCAGCTTCCGAGTGGATGGAGGTAAATGTAAGGTCTAGTACAGAGGTCCTCTTCCAACCAGAAAATTCTTCTAAAGTCCGCAAGTTTAAGCTCTCTTCAGTCGTCTCAATGTCACTGAGTGCTTAA
- the LOC126626068 gene encoding cinnamoyl-CoA reductase-like SNL6 isoform X1 — MAPAAEAIRSFDDDDAADETSPCSKVTTVCVMDASGRLGSTLVHRLLHRGYAVHAALQKHHTECFDDELVKKKKLRVFRSDPFDYHSIVDALKGCSALFYSFEPPSDHPTYDEFMAEAEVRAAHNVLEACAQTDTIHKVVFTSSVTAVIWRDDRNASSSASSSSRGIDERNWSDVNFCRKFKLWHALSKTLVERTAWALAMDRGLNMVSINGGLLLGPDLTITDPYLKGTAEMYQDGLLVTVDLKFIVDAHISVFEDVSSYGRYVCFDRVINCHKDAVELARMLLPPSQTSSLQTQSQSPSQSQSPSRSQSLEEAETMEVYQQKISNKKLNKLMVDLDTALQLRD, encoded by the exons ATGGCTCCTGCAGCAGAAGCTATTCGTagttttgatgatgatgatgctgCTGATGAAACTAGTCCATGTTCAAAGGTGACCACAGTCTGCGTCATGGATGCGTCCGGCCGCCTAGGCTCTACTCTTGTCCACCGCCTCTTGCACAGAGGCTATGCAGTCCATGCTGCACTCCAAAAGCATCACA CAGAGTGTTTTGATGACGAATtggtaaagaagaagaaattgaggGTATTCCGTTCAGACCCCTTTGACTACCACAGCATTGTGGACGCCTTGAAAGGATGCTCTGCCCTTTTCTACTCCTTCGAGCCTCCTTCAGACCACCCCACTTATGAT GAATTTATGGCAGAGGCAGAGGTGAGAGCAGCTCATAATGTGCTGGAAGCTTGTGCCCAAACTGATACCATACACAAAGTAGTCTTTACATCCTCTGTAACAGCTGTCATTTGGAGGGACGACCGTAATGCATCGTCGTCGGCGTCCTCCTCGTCCCGTGGCATTGACGAGAGAAACTGGAGCGATGTCAATTTTTGTAGAAAATTCAAG CTCTGGCACGCCCTCTCCAAGACCCTGGTCGAGAGGACAGCGTGGGCTCTAGCAATGGACCGAGGACTGAACATGGTGTCCATCAATGGGGGGCTGTTGCTAGGCCCCGATCTCACTATCACGGACCCTTATCTGAAAGGAACGGCTGAGATGTACCAAGACGGGCTGTTGGTGACTGTAGATCTCAAGTTCATTGTGGACGCGCACATCTCCGTCTTTGAAGACGTGTCATCCTACGGAAGATACGTATGCTTCGACAGAGTCATCAATTGCCACAAAGATGCCGTTGAGCTTGCCCGCATGCTGTTGCCACCTTCTCAAACTTCATCTCTCCAAACGCAAAGCCAAAGCCCAAGCCAAAGCCAAAGCCCAAGCCGAAGCCAAAG TTTGGAGGAGGCAGAGACAATGGAGGTGTACCAACAGAAGATAAGTAACAAGAAACTCAACAAACTCATGGTCGACCTTGACACTGCCCTTCAACTCCGCGATTAA
- the LOC126626068 gene encoding cinnamoyl-CoA reductase-like SNL6 isoform X2 has protein sequence MAPAAEAIRSFDDDDAADETSPCSKVTTVCVMDASGRLGSTLVHRLLHRGYAVHAALQKHHKCFDDELVKKKKLRVFRSDPFDYHSIVDALKGCSALFYSFEPPSDHPTYDEFMAEAEVRAAHNVLEACAQTDTIHKVVFTSSVTAVIWRDDRNASSSASSSSRGIDERNWSDVNFCRKFKLWHALSKTLVERTAWALAMDRGLNMVSINGGLLLGPDLTITDPYLKGTAEMYQDGLLVTVDLKFIVDAHISVFEDVSSYGRYVCFDRVINCHKDAVELARMLLPPSQTSSLQTQSQSPSQSQSPSRSQSLEEAETMEVYQQKISNKKLNKLMVDLDTALQLRD, from the exons ATGGCTCCTGCAGCAGAAGCTATTCGTagttttgatgatgatgatgctgCTGATGAAACTAGTCCATGTTCAAAGGTGACCACAGTCTGCGTCATGGATGCGTCCGGCCGCCTAGGCTCTACTCTTGTCCACCGCCTCTTGCACAGAGGCTATGCAGTCCATGCTGCACTCCAAAAGCATCACA AGTGTTTTGATGACGAATtggtaaagaagaagaaattgaggGTATTCCGTTCAGACCCCTTTGACTACCACAGCATTGTGGACGCCTTGAAAGGATGCTCTGCCCTTTTCTACTCCTTCGAGCCTCCTTCAGACCACCCCACTTATGAT GAATTTATGGCAGAGGCAGAGGTGAGAGCAGCTCATAATGTGCTGGAAGCTTGTGCCCAAACTGATACCATACACAAAGTAGTCTTTACATCCTCTGTAACAGCTGTCATTTGGAGGGACGACCGTAATGCATCGTCGTCGGCGTCCTCCTCGTCCCGTGGCATTGACGAGAGAAACTGGAGCGATGTCAATTTTTGTAGAAAATTCAAG CTCTGGCACGCCCTCTCCAAGACCCTGGTCGAGAGGACAGCGTGGGCTCTAGCAATGGACCGAGGACTGAACATGGTGTCCATCAATGGGGGGCTGTTGCTAGGCCCCGATCTCACTATCACGGACCCTTATCTGAAAGGAACGGCTGAGATGTACCAAGACGGGCTGTTGGTGACTGTAGATCTCAAGTTCATTGTGGACGCGCACATCTCCGTCTTTGAAGACGTGTCATCCTACGGAAGATACGTATGCTTCGACAGAGTCATCAATTGCCACAAAGATGCCGTTGAGCTTGCCCGCATGCTGTTGCCACCTTCTCAAACTTCATCTCTCCAAACGCAAAGCCAAAGCCCAAGCCAAAGCCAAAGCCCAAGCCGAAGCCAAAG TTTGGAGGAGGCAGAGACAATGGAGGTGTACCAACAGAAGATAAGTAACAAGAAACTCAACAAACTCATGGTCGACCTTGACACTGCCCTTCAACTCCGCGATTAA
- the LOC126626049 gene encoding protein FAR1-RELATED SEQUENCE 4-like, producing the protein MSVGPMKTFAPLSFPTTFEGGCGVDLNFPTTTTVMDSSGPALALATTSIAEPHDAMEFESHEAAYTFYKAYAKSVGFGTAKLSSRRSRASKEFIDAKFSCIRYGNKQQSDDAINPRPSPKIGCKASMHVKRRPNGNWYVYSFVKDHNHELLPDQAHFFRSHRNTDPLNNDVRIRRRKSLAAVSSLFSAYQNVDCLESYLRNQHDKGRILVLEAGDAQLLLEYFMRLQEDNPKFFYAVDLNEEHRLRNVFWVDAKAMEDYTNFNDVVFFDTTYFTNKYKIPLVLFIGVNHHIQPTLLGCALIADDTVYTFMWLMQTWFIAMGEQAPRVILTDQNDAIKAAIPAVFPGTRHCFSLWNIMEKMHRQLEFQSMWHDSFLEKFTKCIFKSWSEQQFEKRWWKLIDRFNLREVGWMQSLYEDRTHWAPTFMRDISFAGLSPTSRSESLNSSFDKYIQGDTSLQEFMERYTAILEDRYEEEAKANFDAWHGTPELKSPSPFEKQMSLVYTHEIFKNFQVEVLGAAACHLKKENEDETATTFSVKDFEDNHNYTVEWNESKSDIYCSCHSFEYKGYLCRHAIVVLQMSGVFIIPPKYILQRWTNAAMSRHTIGERVDEVQSKARRYNDLCRRAIILGEEGSLSQESYDVALSAIKEALKQCASLNNCLENNAKPHDSAIHGVCGVDEENQCSTTSGANKTPRRAGSGKEVARNGNSTSKKGKVPQLEAMSFGMQDGHFQMQLSDSRPMQLHNAVPTMFQSVASTQLHNVASTHVHENLPQ; encoded by the exons ATGTCTGTGGGACCCATGAAAACCTTTGCACCCCTTTCCTTCCCTACCACTTTTGAGGGCGGATGCGGAGTCGATTTGAAtttccccaccaccaccaccgtcaTGGATTCCTCTGGTCCTGCCCTCGCCCTCGCCACCACTTCAATTGCAGAGCCTCATGACGCCATGGAGTTTGAATCTCATGAAGCCGCATACACCTTCTACAAAGCATATGCCAAGTCCGTGGGTTTCGGCACTGCTAAGTTGAGTAGTCGTCGCTCTAGAGCATCCAAGGAGTTCATTGATGCAAAATTTTCATGCATCCGGTACGGAAACAAGCAGCAGTCCGATGATGCTATCAATCCTCGACCTTCCCCCAAAATTGGCTGCAAGGCGAGCATGCATGTCAAGCGCAGGCCAAATGGTAATTGGTATGTTTATAGTTTCGTAAAGGACCACAACCATGAGCTTTTACCAGATCAAGCACATTTCTTTCGCAGCCACAGAAACACTGACCCCCTTAACAATGATGTTAGAATCCGGAGACGCAAGAGTTTAGCTGCAGTGTCCAGCCTCTTCAGTGCCTATCAAAATGTTGATTGTCTAGAGAGTTACTTGAGAAATCAGCATGACAAGGGACggattttggttttagaagCAGGGGATGCTCAACTGCTGCTTGAATATTTTATGCGCCTACAGGAAGACAACCCAAAATTCTTCTATGCAGTTGATCTGAATGAAGAGCATAGGTTGAGAAATGTGTTCTGGGTTGATGCCAAAGCAATGGAAGATTACACTAACTTCAACGATGTTGTTTTCTTTGACACCACATACTTCACAAACAAGTATAAAATACCGCTGGTTCTTTTTATAGGAGTGAACCATCACATTCAGCCCACATTACTTGGCTGTGCTTTGATTGCAGATGATACGGTTTATACTTTTATGTGGCTAATGCAAACATGGTTTATAGCAATGGGTGAACAAGCTCCACGAGTAATACTCACCGACCAGAACGACGCCATCAAAGCGGCTATTCCAGCAGTATTTCCAGGCACACGCCATTGCTTTTCTTTATGGAACATAATGGAGAAGATGCACAGGCAGCTCGAGTTTCAAAGCATGTGGCATGATAGTTTTTTGGAAAAATTTACTAAGTGTATATTCAAGTCCTGGTCAGAACAGCAATTTGAAAAGAGATGGTGGAAACTTATTGATAGATTTAATCTTAGGGAGGTTGGATGGATGCAGTCATTGTATGAAGATCGTACTCATTGGGCCCCTACGTTCATGAGAGATATATCCTTCGCTGGGTTGTCTCCAACTTCACGGTCAGAAAGTTTGAACTCTTCGTTTGACAAATATATTCAAGGGGATACTTCACTGCAAGAGTTTATGGAAAGATACACAGCAATTCTTGAAGATAGGTATGAAGAGGAAGCGAAAGCAAATTTTGATGCTTGGCATGGAACACCTGAGTTAAAGTCTCCATCGCCGTTTGAGAAACAAATGTCACTAGTGTACACACACGAGATTTTCAAAAACTTTCAAGTTGAGGTTTTGGGAGCGGCTGCTTGTCATcttaagaaagaaaatgaagatgAGACAGCAACAACGTTCAGTGTCAAAGACTTTGAAGACAATCATAATTATACCGTAGAGTGGAATGAATCAAAATCAGATATATATTGTTCTTGCCACTCATTTGAGTATAAAGGCTATCTCTGTAGACATGCTATTGTTGTTCTCCAAATGTCTGGTGTTTTCATCATCCCTCCCAAATATATATTGCAGCGATGGACAAATGCTGCTATGAGCAGGCATACCATTGGTGAAAGAGTGGATGAGGTTCAGTCTAAAGCCCGTCGCTACAATGATTTATGTCGACGGGCCATAATATTGGGTGAAGAGGGGTCACTCTCTCAAGAAAGTTATGATGTAGCATTATCGGCCATAAAAGAAGCGTTGAAGCAATGTGCAAGTTTAAACAACTGTCTTGAGAACAATGCAAAACCTCATGATTCAGCAATACATGGTGTTTGCGGTGTTGATGAAGAGAATCAATGCAGCACTACATCTGGTGCCAACAAGACTCCTAGGAGAGCCGGGTCCGGGAAGGAGGTGGCTAGGAATGGGAATAGCACAAGCAAGAAAGGAAAGGTAC CTCAGCTGGAAGCTATGAGCTTTGGAATGCAAGACGGCCATTTCCAAATG CAACTTTCTGACTCAAGGCCCATGCAGTTGCATAATGCGGTGCCAACAATGTTTCAGAGTGTTGCATCAACACAGCTCCATAATGTGGCATCAACACATGTGCATGAAAATCTCCCTCAGTAA